In Chaetodon trifascialis isolate fChaTrf1 chromosome 2, fChaTrf1.hap1, whole genome shotgun sequence, one DNA window encodes the following:
- the notum1b gene encoding inactive palmitoleoyl-protein carboxylesterase notum1b, translating to MQNRGVLRGLAGLSAVRSCLLLLFIHMSAPVEAKRAAGGRAQARRVQQPASNRERVDGAESFPLDFTAVEGNMDSFMVQIKNLAQSLYPCSAQKLDQDMKLHFLKNVSVTCNDGSPAGYYIKESKGSKRWLLFLEGGWYCFNRQTCDSRYETMRRLMSSTKWPQTRTGTGILSPQPEENPHWWNANMVFIPYCSSDVWSGATPKTDHSDYAFMGSLIIKEVVNELLTKGLDNAKVLLLAGSSAGGTGVLLNVDLVAEQLESQGHRGVQVRGLADSGWFLDNKQYKFTDCLDTISCAPTEAIKRGIRYWGGLVPESCRQAHVGEEWNCFFGYKVYPTLKSPVFVVQWLFDEAQLTVDNIHLTGQPVHEGQWRYIQNLGQELRSTLRDVPAMFAPACLSHELITRTHWMDIQVKGTSLPRALHCWDRSLQDSNHINGSHNHQKHKTPPVRGCPRHLIDSCPWPHCNPSCPTIRDQLTGQEMSVIQFLKHMGFDVQKMAQQQGMDPRTLLGMLNNGN from the exons ATGCAGAACCGTGGAGTGTTGAGAGGCTTGGCCGGGCTGTCCGCGGTGCGCTCCTgcttgctgctgctcttcatccatATGAGCGCACCGGTGGAGGCGAAGAGAGCGGCCGGCGGTCGGGCGCAAGCCCGGCGGGTGCAGCAGCCTGCGTCCAACAGGGAGCGGGTGGACGGAGCAGAGAGCTTCCCGTTAGACTTTACAGCCGTGGAGGGAAACATGGACAGCTTCATGGTGCAGATAAAGAACCTGGCGCAGTCACTGTACCCGTGTTCTGCGCAGAAGCTGGACCAAGACATGAAGCTGCACTTTTTGAAGAATGTATCCGTGACTTGCAATGACGGGTCACCTGCGGG gTACTACATCAAGGAGTCTAAAGGCAGCAAGAGGTGGCTGCTGTTCTTAGAAG GTGGATGGTACTGTTTCAACAGGCAGACCTGTGACAGCAGGTACGAGACCATGAGGAGACTGATGAGCTCCACCAAGTGGCCGCAAACCAGAACAG GAACAGGAATTCTGTCTCCTCAACCGGAGGAAAACCCTCACTGGTGGAACGCCAACATGGT CTTCATCCCGTACTGCTCCAGTGATGTGTGGAGCGGAGCCACGCCGAAGACAGATCACA GTGATTATGCATTCATGGGCTCTCTGATCATTAAGGAGGTGGTGAACGAGCTGCTGACAAAAGGTCTGGACAACGCCAAGGTCCTGCTCCTGGCAGGAAGCAG TGCGGGTGGTACAGGCGTCCTCCTGAACGTGGACCTCgttgcagagcagctggagtCACAGGGCCACCGGGGGGTGCAGGTCAGGGGTCTGGCTGACTCTGGCTGGTTCCTGGACAACAAACAGTACAAATTCACAGACTGCCTGGATACCATCAGCTGTGCCCCCACTGAGGCCATAAAGAGAGGCATCAG GTACTGGGGCGGCTTGGTgccagagagctgcagacaggctcatgtgggagaggagtggaACTGTTTCTTTGGATATAAAGTCTACCCCACGTTAAAAA GCCCGGTGTTTGTGGTGCAGTGGCTGTTTGACGAGGCCCAGCTGACGGTGGACAACATCCACCTGACCGGACAGCCCGTCCACGAGGGCCAGTGGAGGTACATACAGAACCTGGGACAAGAGCTGAGGAGCACGCTACGTGATGTCCC GGCCATGTTTGCTCCAGCCTGTCTGTCACATGAACTCATTACTCGAAC CCACTGGATGGACATTCAGGTGAAAGGGACCTCCCTGCCCCGCGCCCTCCACTGCTGGGACCGAAGCCTCCAGGACAGCAACCACATCAACGGCAGCCACAACCACCAGAAGCACAAGACCCCGCCTGTGAGGGGTTGCCCTCGGCATTTGATCGACAGCTGCCCGTGGCCTCACTGCAATCCCTCCTGCCCGACGATTCGCGACCAGCTGACGGGACAGGAGATGAGCGTGATCCAGTTCCTGAAGCACATGGGCTTTGACGTGCAGAAGATGGCCCAGCAGCAGGGGATGGATCCCAGGACGCTACTGGGCATGCTCAATAACGGCAActga